One Echinicola strongylocentroti DNA window includes the following coding sequences:
- a CDS encoding ArnT family glycosyltransferase, with translation MKDSKQLRIYLLIILAIVSFFKILFTATTPLSLFSEETQYWLWSQNLDWNYYSKPLMIAVYNFIVTGILGNTDVAVRLSAVLFSAGTAWVIFELGQRMYRDPRIGFGAALMLVVMPYFHLASFFHTTDSSLLFFWALSFYWLYRATTSQKNSHWVYAGLASAMGMLSKNTMVLAIPLIFVYLLLVDPKQLKQKGFYIYCLVFSLSFLPILIWNFQHDFVTFRHVGTLGGVEGESKPFDFGESLKYISEYVGGQLAIISAFFIPFLIMAFRRLIKYKEKKMLFNLLPATLVWILFFLISITKRVEVNWPAFAYVTLPLAMAYALTVVSQNWRKYAVYATAISGILLVLIMKPEPLDAIGFRKVLRPDKDPLARLAGYREMGQRVDELVDSLQLQKHFIFSDSYHLASEMAFYVSGNPQTYTINLGRRKNQFDLWPGIGQFENKGYDGIFVQWNTADRPEVIDGFDERILKETHYGIHRGDTVRVFSIEIYKNLRHIDEVKTDSY, from the coding sequence ATGAAAGACTCCAAACAGCTCAGAATATATTTGCTCATCATTTTGGCAATTGTTTCATTTTTTAAAATCCTCTTCACGGCCACCACCCCCCTAAGCCTTTTCTCTGAGGAAACGCAATATTGGTTATGGTCTCAAAATCTCGACTGGAACTATTACTCCAAGCCACTAATGATCGCCGTGTACAATTTTATCGTTACGGGTATCCTTGGCAATACAGATGTGGCCGTACGGCTCAGTGCAGTATTGTTTTCTGCGGGCACAGCTTGGGTGATTTTTGAGCTTGGCCAACGCATGTACCGTGATCCACGAATTGGTTTTGGGGCAGCATTAATGCTTGTGGTGATGCCTTATTTTCATTTGGCTTCATTTTTCCATACCACCGACTCCTCCTTATTGTTTTTCTGGGCATTGAGTTTTTATTGGCTCTATCGGGCCACTACCTCACAGAAAAATAGCCATTGGGTGTATGCAGGACTGGCCAGCGCCATGGGCATGCTCTCCAAAAACACCATGGTACTGGCAATCCCACTGATATTTGTCTACCTGCTCCTAGTCGATCCCAAACAGCTCAAGCAAAAAGGCTTCTATATTTATTGTCTGGTATTTTCTCTTTCTTTTCTCCCTATTCTAATTTGGAACTTTCAGCATGACTTTGTCACCTTCCGGCATGTAGGCACGTTGGGGGGAGTAGAAGGGGAAAGTAAGCCTTTTGATTTTGGCGAATCCCTCAAATATATTTCCGAATATGTCGGGGGACAATTGGCCATTATTTCGGCATTTTTTATTCCGTTCTTGATCATGGCCTTTCGTAGGCTTATAAAGTACAAAGAAAAAAAGATGCTTTTTAACCTTCTTCCTGCCACCTTGGTATGGATACTGTTCTTCCTGATTTCTATCACCAAAAGAGTGGAGGTCAACTGGCCGGCATTTGCCTATGTCACTTTGCCCTTGGCCATGGCTTATGCACTGACCGTCGTAAGCCAAAATTGGAGAAAGTACGCAGTATATGCCACTGCGATTTCCGGCATTCTACTGGTACTGATCATGAAACCGGAACCATTGGATGCCATTGGATTCAGGAAAGTCCTTCGTCCCGACAAGGATCCACTGGCTCGCTTGGCAGGCTATCGTGAAATGGGCCAACGAGTGGATGAACTAGTGGACTCCCTTCAGCTACAGAAGCATTTTATCTTCAGTGATAGCTACCATTTGGCTTCAGAAATGGCCTTTTATGTCTCCGGAAACCCTCAGACCTACACCATCAACCTAGGAAGAAGAAAAAACCAGTTTGACCTGTGGCCGGGTATTGGACAATTTGAAAACAAAGGCTATGACGGCATTTTCGTACAGTGGAATACAGCCGATCGACCGGAGGTGATAGATGGTTTTGATGAACGAATCCTGAAAGAAACCCATTATGGAATCCACAGAGGTGACACCGTCCGGGTTTTTAGCATCGAAATCTATAAAAACCTACGACACATTGATGAAGTAAAAACGGATAGTTATTAG
- a CDS encoding DUF4919 domain-containing protein codes for MKKLTIFCLAFLCSQVANAQYWEFEKPNYETIEVAVKDSSSPMYYPRLLGRFEDGDTTLTIAETRHLYYGFVFHPSYSLDSGFAKMDSLELILQKQDHDKSDLRNIIAYGNEVLRQDPFELNVMNYQLYALEILQDSARYAKVLFKIEMVCETLMSSGDGSSSENAFYVIHPNHITVLLHALGLRSGEERRSIGHYDYLELAANDIGLEGLYFDLGPYRNFLSDSLRNNNL; via the coding sequence ATGAAAAAGTTAACGATTTTTTGCCTTGCTTTCCTCTGCTCACAGGTTGCTAATGCCCAGTATTGGGAATTCGAAAAGCCAAACTACGAAACCATAGAAGTTGCGGTCAAGGACAGCAGTTCGCCAATGTACTATCCACGGTTATTGGGTAGATTTGAAGATGGTGACACCACCCTTACCATTGCCGAAACACGCCATCTTTATTACGGTTTTGTGTTTCATCCTTCTTATTCTTTGGATAGTGGTTTTGCCAAAATGGACAGTCTAGAGCTCATTCTTCAAAAACAGGATCATGATAAGAGTGACCTGAGAAATATCATTGCTTATGGAAATGAAGTCCTCCGGCAAGATCCATTTGAGCTCAATGTTATGAATTACCAGCTCTATGCCTTGGAAATCCTTCAGGACTCGGCACGGTACGCAAAAGTACTCTTCAAAATAGAAATGGTTTGTGAGACATTGATGAGTTCTGGAGATGGATCTTCAAGTGAGAATGCTTTCTATGTTATCCACCCCAATCACATTACCGTGTTGCTACACGCATTAGGGCTCCGGTCAGGTGAAGAGCGTCGGTCCATTGGGCACTATGATTATTTGGAGTTAGCGGCAAATGACATTGGGCTCGAAGGTTTGTATTTTGACCTTGGTCCATATAGAAATTTCCTCAGCGATTCATTACGAAACAATAACCTTTAA
- a CDS encoding PepSY-associated TM helix domain-containing protein codes for MDNKLLWKIHNWVGLYVGVVIAFLSITGAAALFRPEVDRLLNPHLTKVTPQSAQVSLTTAVEEVLASHPDHELFEIELPKAYLDTWNIRLRPRDPDPMQPTFWEVFVNPYTGEVLGERNYFKSFSYFLRNVHVRLYEAQYGRQLVGLAGIALVISTITGLLIYGKFTKKQSFGKIRRKNLRITQADLHKFIGIGALAFNLVIAITGAWLGLQVYLMQAIDMDQPNGFVRSEKPFTPEEDTNYALDYEAVLATTMREFPALKVWNIRPTTNGEGIIQVLGNVQGQAYERRSNKLFLDKRDFNVQRKYNISEQGFGEKLYYVQESFHFGDFGGLPLKLLYCILALSSAFLSLSGFIIYLERTKKKRSRKPDYVPLKPLLIRWGGGMAAFIVVVAILSTNFGIAVPSLLVSTGVYGFFLYLVVRALWKCLKPHRKFSNTSDSVV; via the coding sequence ATGGATAATAAGTTACTTTGGAAGATTCACAATTGGGTAGGCCTGTATGTAGGAGTGGTGATCGCCTTTCTCAGCATTACGGGAGCAGCTGCGCTCTTTAGGCCAGAGGTGGACCGACTGCTGAATCCCCACTTGACCAAGGTAACACCTCAGTCAGCTCAGGTTTCACTCACCACAGCGGTGGAGGAAGTCCTCGCTAGCCATCCTGACCATGAGCTGTTTGAGATCGAACTTCCCAAGGCTTACCTTGACACGTGGAATATTCGCCTGAGACCAAGAGACCCAGACCCCATGCAACCGACGTTTTGGGAGGTCTTTGTCAATCCGTATACGGGCGAAGTGCTGGGAGAGCGGAATTATTTTAAAAGTTTCAGCTATTTCCTTAGGAATGTACACGTGCGGCTTTATGAGGCCCAATACGGGAGACAGTTGGTGGGATTAGCAGGGATTGCACTGGTCATATCTACCATTACGGGGCTGCTCATCTACGGAAAATTTACCAAGAAGCAATCCTTTGGGAAGATCAGGAGAAAAAACCTTCGAATTACTCAGGCTGATCTACATAAATTTATCGGTATTGGAGCTTTGGCCTTTAATCTGGTGATTGCCATTACTGGAGCTTGGCTGGGGCTGCAGGTGTATCTGATGCAAGCTATTGACATGGATCAGCCCAATGGGTTTGTACGTAGTGAGAAGCCATTTACTCCTGAAGAAGATACCAACTATGCACTGGATTATGAGGCCGTATTAGCAACTACAATGCGGGAATTTCCGGCACTGAAGGTTTGGAATATCCGGCCGACCACTAACGGCGAAGGCATAATACAGGTTCTTGGAAACGTCCAAGGTCAAGCCTATGAAAGAAGATCCAACAAGCTTTTTTTGGATAAAAGGGACTTTAATGTCCAGCGTAAATACAATATAAGTGAGCAGGGTTTTGGGGAAAAGCTCTATTATGTCCAAGAATCATTTCACTTTGGGGATTTTGGAGGATTACCGTTAAAGCTGCTTTATTGCATATTGGCATTGAGCTCTGCCTTTCTTTCCCTAAGTGGGTTTATAATTTATCTGGAAAGAACCAAGAAAAAACGGTCTCGGAAGCCCGACTACGTACCACTGAAACCTCTGCTGATACGCTGGGGAGGAGGAATGGCTGCGTTTATCGTTGTTGTGGCTATTCTGAGTACCAATTTTGGAATTGCGGTTCCTTCCTTATTGGTAAGTACAGGAGTTTATGGGTTTTTCCTATATTTAGTGGTCAGGGCATTGTGGAAGTGTTTGAAGCCCCATCGTAAATTCTCTAATACATCTGACTCTGTGGTATGA
- a CDS encoding TonB-dependent receptor, producing MKNSLLFLFLLSLSTLATAQTGKLKGTVTDQNGERAQYVNVLIEGTGKGILTDRKGAYVLENVPTGEHTVKFSSFTYSPVSRQVVIKEGQTVTLDISVEEDELQLQTVEIIGRAESSYKNTNSFIGTKSSTPLRDVPQSIGYVTKELALDQGAYTVNDVVKNVSGVNQFTFYNDITIRGHRIKGQDISGNLVNGMRAFTSFWKQQLIPHIERVEVIKGPASALFGNASAGGTINRVTKKPLKEKRQSISSTVGSFNTFRMLGDFTGPMTEDESLLYRLNLGYENSGSFRDLQYAKNLVVAPSFSFLPSENTMVNFDVVYQKSDGMLDRGQAVFGNGDLFSVPISKSINAVNDYLKEESLNITISLTHQITDGLSFNSVFMRSDYSEDLQEHRGNNKFANNGDGSLDIEKVEMRMGIRQRSWSNNNFSNYFNYDFSTGDVDHKLLVGYDYFQQTLHPGGSQLQARGYLTADRTGSINSYNADNKDLYALDAEGNPIPVVPHFDLTDPYGNQLQDISKYIYTTNSFPQSSLHSHGVYIQEQMKIGKLKVLLGLRQDYYTDVLNYETTDEENVRQNALIPRVGLVYSLSPRVNLYGTFVQGYQPQTATVINSPEAGGPFDPLTSELKEIGAKSDWFDGRLSATVALYYLTEKGALYNANEPGNPDLLVQTGKDLSKGVEIDLAGKITDNWSVVVNYAYNEATVEESDDENLVGRQKPNAPKHAGNLWTKYIIGEGSLKGLGFGLGGNFVTERFGSLGSTEEPPVFPGYELVNAAVYYKIDKFQIQMNINNIFDKTHWVGGYDYIRAFPGAPRNVMTTVSYTF from the coding sequence ATGAAAAACAGTTTACTTTTTCTGTTTCTCCTAAGCTTAAGCACCCTAGCTACTGCCCAAACGGGGAAACTAAAAGGCACCGTCACAGACCAAAACGGTGAGCGTGCGCAATATGTCAATGTGCTCATCGAAGGAACGGGTAAGGGGATCCTTACGGATAGAAAAGGAGCGTACGTTTTGGAGAATGTTCCTACAGGTGAACATACCGTAAAATTCAGCTCATTTACGTATTCCCCCGTGTCGAGACAAGTCGTCATCAAGGAAGGCCAGACAGTAACCTTGGATATTTCAGTAGAAGAAGACGAGCTTCAGCTGCAGACAGTGGAGATCATTGGCCGAGCGGAGAGCAGTTATAAAAACACCAACTCGTTCATTGGGACGAAGTCCTCTACACCTCTCAGGGATGTGCCGCAGTCCATTGGCTATGTGACCAAAGAACTCGCGCTGGACCAAGGAGCGTATACCGTAAATGACGTGGTCAAAAATGTCAGTGGCGTCAATCAATTTACTTTTTATAATGACATCACGATCCGTGGGCACCGGATCAAGGGTCAGGATATTTCCGGTAATTTGGTGAATGGCATGCGTGCGTTTACCAGCTTCTGGAAGCAGCAATTGATTCCCCACATCGAGCGGGTGGAGGTGATCAAAGGACCTGCGTCTGCACTTTTTGGCAATGCTTCAGCAGGTGGCACGATCAATAGGGTGACCAAAAAACCACTAAAAGAGAAACGCCAATCCATCAGTTCCACTGTAGGAAGCTTTAACACTTTCCGTATGCTAGGCGACTTCACTGGGCCAATGACCGAGGATGAAAGCCTTCTCTATCGCTTAAACCTTGGCTATGAGAATTCAGGAAGTTTTCGAGATCTCCAATATGCCAAGAACTTGGTAGTAGCACCATCATTTTCCTTTTTGCCATCAGAAAACACCATGGTGAATTTTGATGTGGTCTATCAGAAATCCGATGGAATGCTGGATCGAGGCCAAGCGGTATTTGGCAACGGTGACCTCTTCTCTGTGCCCATCAGCAAGTCTATCAATGCGGTCAACGACTACCTCAAGGAAGAAAGCCTCAATATCACCATTTCCCTTACCCATCAAATTACCGATGGTTTGAGCTTTAATTCTGTCTTCATGCGCTCAGACTACAGTGAAGACCTTCAGGAGCACCGTGGCAATAATAAGTTTGCAAACAATGGTGACGGAAGTCTCGACATAGAGAAGGTAGAAATGCGGATGGGCATTCGCCAACGAAGCTGGAGCAATAATAATTTCAGCAACTATTTTAACTATGATTTCAGCACCGGTGATGTGGACCATAAACTGCTAGTAGGGTATGATTACTTCCAGCAGACGCTGCATCCAGGCGGCTCACAGCTTCAAGCCAGAGGCTACCTTACCGCAGACCGAACAGGATCCATCAATTCCTATAATGCTGACAATAAGGATCTTTATGCGTTAGATGCAGAAGGTAATCCGATACCTGTAGTTCCTCATTTTGACCTGACCGATCCTTATGGTAACCAGCTTCAGGACATTAGTAAATATATTTACACGACCAACAGTTTTCCTCAATCCAGTCTCCACTCCCATGGCGTTTATATACAGGAGCAAATGAAAATAGGGAAGCTTAAGGTGCTCCTTGGCCTGAGACAGGATTACTATACGGATGTGCTGAACTATGAAACTACAGATGAAGAAAACGTAAGACAAAATGCGCTTATTCCTAGGGTGGGTTTGGTATATTCGCTAAGTCCAAGGGTCAATCTTTACGGTACTTTTGTGCAAGGGTACCAGCCCCAAACGGCCACCGTCATCAACAGTCCAGAAGCTGGTGGGCCTTTTGATCCGCTGACGAGTGAGCTCAAAGAAATTGGTGCAAAAAGTGATTGGTTTGACGGAAGGCTTAGTGCTACAGTGGCCCTGTACTATCTTACCGAAAAAGGAGCACTCTACAATGCCAATGAGCCTGGTAATCCAGACCTGTTGGTGCAGACTGGAAAAGACTTGTCCAAAGGAGTGGAAATTGACCTGGCAGGTAAGATCACGGACAACTGGAGTGTAGTGGTCAATTACGCCTACAATGAAGCCACTGTGGAAGAAAGTGATGATGAAAATCTCGTTGGCCGCCAAAAGCCAAATGCTCCAAAGCATGCTGGGAACCTATGGACAAAATACATCATTGGCGAAGGTAGCCTTAAAGGCCTAGGCTTTGGTCTGGGGGGCAACTTCGTGACGGAGCGATTTGGCTCATTAGGATCTACCGAGGAGCCTCCGGTGTTTCCAGGGTACGAGCTGGTAAATGCTGCTGTTTATTACAAGATCGACAAATTCCAGATCCAGATGAATATTAATAATATCTTTGATAAGACCCATTGGGTAGGTGGATACGATTATATCAGGGCATTCCCGGGAGCTCCACGAAATGTCATGACCACCGTTTCTTATACGTTTTAA
- a CDS encoding TonB-dependent receptor, protein MKQLLLKSLFAMTLLLAGVSSLYGQGITTASMSGVVEDPNGETLPGANVVATHTPSGTKYGASTRVDGRFTIQGMRVGGPYTVEISYIGFEKAVVENINLQLGQAYGLDVVLQEEGLEIEGVEVLATRSPVINDERTGAATNISNEQINSLPSISRSISDFTRLTPQASTAGSGTSFAGQNNRYNQFAIDGTVNNDVFGLSASGTNGGQTGVQPISLDAIEQVQVVIAPYDVRQGGFTGGGINAITRSGNNNYEGSVYYYSNNQNLVGKSPDEERIKLDSYTDYQTGFRLGGPVVKDKLFFFVNGEVTNRTQPLLYQPGSGSSNISVDEMERVASVAERLGYDPGPYGAYSNVTSSEKVFARLDWNINQNNKLTLRHSYVYGENIDGSRSPNSANFYNNGEFFPSTTNSTVLELTSNFQSNISNELRIGYTSVRDDRDYLGDPFPAINVRLSGGRSINLGSEPFSTANQLDQDVLTITDNLTLFKGRHTLTFGTHNEFYSTYNLFIRQNFGAYSYFSIEDFETVGTPGEVLPRSYDYSYSRTDNPQQGAEFNAFQLGFYAQDEYQATRDLKLTAGLRLDIPTFSEKPSVNEQFNEEFAEYGVATDQMPGAQLMISPRVGVNWDVNGEGTTQVRGGIGLFTGRVPFVWLSNQYTNTGNEFGRVNLSRNEGSIGRFEGNEDFTFVPDPYGQPDAADLGQDLTSSEINVTDKDFKFPQIFRVNGAVDHQFPGGLIATFEAIYSKNLKNIDYRNLNKQEAGTLQGGPDDRVIFDSEYMNGGFNDVLLLTNTNKGYAYNLTAQLQKNFEGGLSMSAAYTYGESKDVNGGTSSQAYSNWRYVETVNGGNNTELGFSDNNIRSRVVASVNYKINYKNGSSTSIGLFYNGQSGVPLSYVYDGDINNDDTNGNDLIYVPASADEINFVGSASEQASQWNRLNAFIEGNEYLSSRRGQYVERNGDKLPWTNQVDLRFMHEFKLATVGETNHRLQLSFDVFNLGNLISKEWGRQYSVSNNSFSLINFEGYEDGGYVPTYSYDGSGLSEGNPYFVSDFLSRWRGQIGIRYIFD, encoded by the coding sequence ATGAAGCAACTATTACTAAAGAGTCTATTCGCAATGACACTACTTCTGGCTGGAGTAAGTTCGTTGTATGGCCAAGGGATTACCACTGCCAGTATGAGCGGAGTGGTGGAAGATCCAAATGGAGAAACGTTGCCTGGGGCCAATGTGGTAGCTACCCACACGCCGTCAGGAACCAAATATGGTGCCTCAACCCGTGTAGATGGCAGATTTACCATCCAAGGGATGCGTGTAGGCGGGCCTTACACGGTAGAAATCAGCTATATCGGTTTCGAGAAAGCCGTGGTTGAAAATATTAACCTGCAATTGGGGCAAGCTTATGGACTGGATGTGGTGTTACAGGAAGAGGGGCTTGAAATAGAAGGAGTGGAAGTGCTGGCCACTCGCAGTCCTGTGATCAACGATGAGCGGACGGGAGCTGCCACAAATATCAGCAATGAGCAAATTAACTCTTTGCCTTCTATTTCCCGATCCATTTCGGATTTTACCCGATTGACACCTCAAGCATCTACCGCTGGGTCGGGGACTTCCTTCGCCGGCCAAAACAACCGATACAATCAATTTGCCATAGATGGTACGGTAAACAATGACGTTTTTGGTCTATCTGCATCAGGAACCAATGGTGGCCAGACGGGCGTGCAGCCCATTTCCTTGGATGCGATCGAGCAGGTTCAGGTGGTGATTGCACCTTATGACGTGCGTCAGGGTGGATTTACCGGTGGTGGTATCAATGCCATTACCCGATCAGGTAACAATAACTACGAAGGTTCTGTTTATTACTATAGCAATAATCAAAACTTAGTGGGTAAGAGTCCAGATGAAGAGCGTATCAAGCTAGATAGTTATACCGATTATCAAACCGGCTTTAGACTGGGAGGCCCAGTGGTAAAAGATAAATTGTTCTTCTTCGTCAACGGGGAAGTGACCAATAGAACACAGCCTTTGCTTTATCAGCCAGGTTCTGGCAGCTCCAATATTTCCGTAGACGAAATGGAGCGTGTGGCTTCTGTAGCGGAGAGATTAGGATATGATCCAGGCCCGTATGGAGCGTATAGTAATGTTACTAGCTCAGAGAAAGTATTTGCACGCTTGGACTGGAATATCAACCAAAACAATAAATTGACGCTGCGTCACTCTTATGTGTATGGGGAGAATATTGATGGATCCAGAAGTCCCAACTCCGCAAATTTTTATAACAACGGAGAATTTTTCCCGTCTACGACCAATAGTACCGTACTGGAGTTGACCAGTAATTTCCAAAGTAATATCTCCAACGAATTGCGTATCGGTTATACCTCGGTACGTGATGATAGGGATTATTTAGGAGATCCTTTTCCTGCGATCAATGTAAGGTTAAGTGGCGGTAGAAGCATTAACCTAGGTTCGGAGCCATTTTCTACTGCTAACCAGCTAGATCAGGATGTACTGACCATCACGGATAACCTGACTTTATTTAAAGGAAGACATACCCTGACTTTTGGTACACACAATGAGTTCTACAGCACCTACAATTTATTTATCCGTCAAAACTTCGGAGCTTATTCTTACTTCAGCATTGAGGATTTCGAAACGGTAGGTACCCCCGGAGAAGTGTTGCCAAGAAGCTATGACTATTCTTACTCCAGAACAGATAATCCCCAGCAAGGTGCAGAGTTCAATGCCTTCCAACTGGGTTTCTACGCACAGGATGAGTACCAAGCTACCAGAGACCTGAAGCTTACCGCCGGCCTAAGGTTGGATATCCCAACATTCTCAGAAAAGCCTTCCGTCAACGAACAGTTTAATGAAGAATTTGCTGAATATGGCGTAGCTACTGACCAAATGCCCGGAGCTCAGCTTATGATTTCTCCACGGGTTGGAGTCAACTGGGATGTCAATGGTGAAGGCACCACTCAAGTGCGAGGTGGTATAGGACTGTTTACCGGTCGTGTGCCATTTGTTTGGTTGTCTAATCAATACACCAATACAGGTAATGAATTTGGCCGGGTTAACTTGTCAAGGAATGAAGGAAGCATTGGTAGGTTTGAGGGGAATGAAGATTTTACCTTTGTTCCGGATCCTTATGGCCAGCCGGACGCTGCCGATTTGGGGCAGGATCTTACCTCATCAGAAATTAATGTAACAGATAAAGATTTCAAGTTTCCCCAAATATTCAGGGTAAATGGTGCAGTTGATCACCAGTTCCCAGGTGGATTGATTGCTACTTTTGAAGCCATTTATTCCAAAAACCTAAAAAATATTGATTACAGAAATCTGAATAAGCAAGAGGCAGGTACATTACAAGGAGGCCCGGATGATCGGGTGATTTTCGATTCTGAATATATGAATGGAGGGTTTAATGATGTTCTGTTGCTGACCAATACCAATAAAGGTTATGCCTATAATTTAACCGCTCAATTGCAGAAGAACTTTGAAGGCGGTTTGTCCATGAGTGCTGCCTATACCTATGGGGAGTCTAAGGATGTTAATGGTGGTACTTCCAGTCAGGCGTATTCTAACTGGAGATATGTGGAAACTGTCAATGGCGGTAACAATACCGAGCTGGGCTTTTCGGACAATAATATCCGGTCCAGGGTAGTAGCCTCCGTAAACTATAAGATCAATTATAAAAATGGTTCTTCTACTAGCATCGGGCTTTTCTACAATGGTCAGTCAGGTGTGCCGCTTTCATATGTGTATGATGGTGATATCAATAACGATGATACAAATGGAAATGACTTGATCTACGTACCGGCCAGTGCTGATGAAATCAATTTTGTAGGATCAGCGTCAGAGCAAGCTTCTCAGTGGAATAGGCTGAATGCCTTTATCGAAGGTAACGAGTACCTTAGCTCCAGAAGAGGACAGTATGTAGAGCGAAATGGTGATAAACTACCTTGGACCAACCAAGTGGATTTGCGCTTTATGCATGAATTCAAACTGGCCACTGTCGGTGAGACCAATCACAGATTACAACTTTCCTTTGATGTGTTTAACCTCGGTAACCTGATCAGCAAAGAGTGGGGCAGACAATATAGCGTAAGCAATAACTCCTTCTCCTTGATCAATTTTGAGGGTTATGAAGATGGAGGTTATGTGCCTACTTACAGCTATGATGGCTCCGGACTAAGTGAAGGCAATCCTTACTTTGTAAGTGACTTCCTTAGCAGATGGAGAGGACAGATTGGCATCAGGTATATCTTTGATTAA
- a CDS encoding lysoplasmalogenase: protein MKQKGIAWLYLYLFAGVSDMIMIVEGHQDYRFFTKPLIMLALAVYFLTTTAVIKNSLLRKCVGAALLFSLAGDVLLLFPSLFLYGLGAFLIALIGYTIAFKLTQNHQINLRNINFLKTFFYNLPIYIFAALLYFLVNDHLGQMKVPVVLYILAMVLMVSIARERFKRTNMLSFIQVFVGASLFMVSDSILALDLFFSPIASADILIMGTYILAQLLIVMGIRSHLVHSPTAKQ, encoded by the coding sequence ATGAAGCAAAAAGGAATAGCATGGCTATACCTCTATTTATTCGCAGGTGTAAGCGACATGATAATGATCGTAGAAGGTCATCAGGATTATCGTTTCTTTACCAAGCCACTGATCATGCTGGCACTGGCGGTCTATTTTCTCACCACCACTGCGGTGATCAAAAACAGTTTGCTGAGAAAGTGTGTAGGAGCGGCATTACTGTTTTCGTTGGCAGGAGACGTACTTTTACTATTTCCTTCCCTGTTTCTGTACGGTCTCGGGGCTTTTCTGATTGCCTTGATCGGCTATACCATTGCCTTTAAGCTCACCCAAAACCATCAGATCAATCTCCGCAATATCAATTTCCTGAAAACATTTTTCTATAACCTGCCCATTTACATTTTTGCTGCCTTGCTGTATTTTCTGGTCAATGATCACTTGGGACAAATGAAAGTACCTGTGGTGCTGTATATCCTGGCCATGGTCTTGATGGTATCCATCGCCAGAGAGCGTTTCAAGCGCACCAATATGCTCAGCTTTATTCAGGTATTTGTAGGGGCATCGCTCTTTATGGTTTCTGATAGCATTCTTGCTTTGGATCTTTTCTTTAGCCCCATCGCCAGTGCTGATATCCTGATCATGGGAACGTACATTTTGGCCCAATTGCTCATCGTGATGGGCATCAGAAGCCATTTGGTGCACAGCCCTACGGCAAAGCAGTAA